From the Anaeromyxobacter dehalogenans 2CP-1 genome, the window CAGCGGCTTGAGCGCCGCCGCGACGGCCGGCAGCGTCTGATCCGGGGGCAGGACCTCCGGCTCCCCGGTGCCCTCGGCCTTCTTCTCCGCGATGAGCTGCTTCGCCAGCTCGGCGAAGCCCTTGCCGCCGGCAAGCGCCGGCTTCACCGCGGCGGCGTCCTCCTCCTGCCGGAAGAGGAGCGAGCGCACCTTCCAGCGCCGCACCGACTCCTTGTAGACGCGCTCGACCTCGAGCGCGTCCGGCTTGACGTCCTTCGTCAATTGCTGCTGGAGCGTCTCGCGCAGCGTCACGTCCTTGAAGACCGCCAGCTGCTCCTTCAGCTCGGGCAGCTCGTCCAGCCCCATCTCGCGCGCTTCCATGATCAGGAGCCGCGAGTCGATGAGCCGCTGGAGCACGGCCTTGAAGTCCGGCGACGTCGCGGCGCCCGCCTTCCGCTCATCGTGCGTCGCGGCCAGCGCCTCCTGGAGCTCCGCCAGGCGCACGACCTGATCGTCGATGCGCGCCACCGGCGTCTGCGCGAACAGCGGCGAGAACAGGGGAGCCTCGATGCGCGCCGCCATGGGCTCGGGCGCGGTGGTTGCCGGCTTCGAGGCAGGCGAGGGATCGGCCGCCTTGGGCGCGGCGTCAGGCTTCGCCGGCTCCGCCGCCGAGGCGACCTGGGGCGCGGCAAACGCGACGAGGACGGCGAGCAACAGGGAGCGGGGCATGTCGTGCGGGATGGTCATGTGGGCGGCCGACCTCGGTGCAACGGTTGTGCCTCGTGAGCTCGATGTAAGACATGGAAATTCGGTTGTGTTTTCCGAACCATTGAAACGCCTCGGCGCAACCATTGCGCCGCGCCACGGATTCCCGCAGCGACTGTCGGCGAACGCGTCTTCGACCGTCATGGCGCCCCGTGGACGCGCCGCAGCGAACCGGTGAGCCGGCTGCGCTGGGGAGTGGCGTCGGCGCCGCCGGAGCCGCGCGCGACCTCCAGGTCCATGCGGTCGACGACCGACGCTGCCACGCGGCACAGGAGGTCGGCGGAGTTCTGGACCCTGCCGAGATCGAACCACCACACGCCGCTGCCGCCGTCCCCCTGTGACACGGAGCTCCACGCGACGACCTCGTGCGCGCGGTCGAGCACCTGGACCGCGAGCTCCACGCGCGCGGCGTCCGAAGACGCGCCGCCGCCGTCCTCGTACCGCCGCACGATGCCGGCGACGACCAGGTCCGCGTCCAGCTTGTCGAGTACGGTGCTCGCCACGTCCAGCGAGACGCCGCCTGGCATGATCAGGCGGTTCTCGAGCAGCACCGACCGGACCACTCCCGGCTCGACCACCTCGACCGCCGGCGAGGCCGAGAGCTGTCGGACCAGCTCGAGCGCCGCCGCGTCGCCCGCGCTCCGCCGCCGAGTCTCGTTCACGAACGGCAGGACCGCCACCTTGAACGGCCCCTCGCCCAACCGGGGCGAGCGAAACACCAGCCGCGGACCGAAACGGCGCTCGGGCTCGCAGGTCCCGGCCCGCGCGCCGCCGCGCAGGTACGCGCGGAGCGAGCGGCCGAGCCGGTCGAGCACGATGCGCTGGACGCGCGCGGGATCGCGGATGACGCCGAGGCCGAGCAGCCCCGGCTGCTCGTCGCCGGCGCGCACCGCCCCGTCGATCCAGAGGATCCGGGGCGGCTCCCCGGTGGACACGAGGCGGAGCGTGACGGCGAGCCGCGGCGGTGCCTGCGGCTGGTAGGCGCCCACCGAGACGAGCACCACCGCGTCGACCCCCAGCTCCTCGCGCGCCGCGCGCGCGGTCTCCGCGTCCACGCCGGCCGTGTTCCGGACGCGGTGGCGGGCGAGGAAGTCCTCGAGCACGGGGCGCGGCACCACCTCGAGCCCTGCGCCCGCGACGATGCCCTCGACGCCGCGATCGAGCTCCTCGCCCGGCGCCGGTCCACCGCCGACGTTCACCGTGGGGAATACCGCCACGCGCGCGGGCGCGGGCGCGGTGGCCACGGGCACCCGCGGATTGCCGCACCCGGCGGCGGCCACCGCGAGCGCGAGGAGCCGCGCCGCGCTAGTGGAAGAGCTGCGACAGGAGCTCATCGACGGCTTCCTCGGTGATGCGATTGACCGGCTCCCCCCCGCTCCCGAGGAGCCGATCACTGAGCGTCACCCCGCCCTTGGTCGACTGACCGGACCAGACCACCTTGCCGGTCGAGGTCTCGAGCAGCTGCGCGCTGATGGAGACCACGTTCGAGGCCGTCGTCCCGGAGCGGACCTCCCCGTACTCCTTGACGACCCCGACGACCACCGCATCCGCCTTGAGGACCGAGCCGAGCTTGACCACCTCCTCGACGGAGGGGCTGGTGGGCAGCGCCACGCCCGCGCGCGCGATCCCGCGGGCGACCTCGCCCGGGGGCAGCACGTAGATGCCGCCGGTCGCCAGGAGCGCGCTCGAGAACACCTCGCGCACGCGGTCGGCAGCGGCCGCCTCGCGGGTCAGGTTGGAGAAGGGCATCACCGCGACGGTCCGGATCGAGCCGAAGTCCATGTCGGTGTCGTGGTACACGCGGCCGGAGGAGCGGCAGGCGGCCAGCAGCAGCATCGTCGCCAGGCAGATCGAGATCGGGGTTCGGGTCGTCATGGCATGCTCGCGCTTGCGTCGCGCTCAGGAGAGCGTGAGGAAGAGGTGCAGCATCAGGGAGTCCGCTCTCGTCCTGCTCTGGGGGGAACGGTTGTCGATGTTCGAGTAGTTGAGGTCCAGGTACGCGTTCGGCCGGACGTTCCATCGAAGGCTGGCACTCGTGGACTTGGTGGTCGTGTCGGCCACGTCATCCGAGGTCTCCTGATGCTGCCCCGTCAATACCAGGTCTCCTCCGCGCAACGGTGCATACGAGAGGAGATAGTTCCAGAGCAGGCGGGGGCTCGTGCCCGACTGCGTGGAGCGCGTCGCGCCGGCGGTGGCGAGCAGCGCGGGGAACGGCGTGATGCTGGCGAGCCCGGTCAGCTGCTGTGCCTCGACCTCGCGCACCCGATCCCCGGTCTCGCTGTGCGATCGGTTGTAGCCGTAGGTTCCCGACAGGTTCAGCACGCGGTTCGGGACGATCGACGTGGTCGCGGAGGCGAACGTGGTGCGCGTGGACGTGGCCGCTCCCGAGGTGTAGGAGCGGCCCGCGTTTCCGGTGACGCTCAATCCTCGATACAGATCTGCCCGCGCGAAGACGCTGGCCGCGTTCCGGAGCTGGTCGCCCTCCGGGAGTTGCGCCCAGTTCCCTGCATAGGTGGCGCCGGCGGTCGCAGCGGGGACCGGATTCACGCCCAGGGACGTGCCCCAGTCGAGCTGCCCGGTGTGCCGGCCCATCGAGCTGCTGTCCGTCCGCGCAACGCGGGCGGTGAGCGTGGTGACGGGATTCAGGAGCTGCCGGAGCCCGAGGCCGTTCGCGACCACCCAGGCGCCGGACTGCCCGCCCGTCTTGGCCCACCGGAAGCTGAGATCGTGCGTCAGCGCCGGTGAGTCCAGCAGGCGCGTGGTGACGGTCCCGTTCACCGCGTTGGTCACGGTCGTCGTCCGACCCGCAACCGACTCGGCGGAGACCTCCTCGAAGAGGACCACCTCGGTGACCAGGATGGCGCCGAGCGTCGCGTCGGTCGTGACCGTGGCGGCGAGCGGGCGGGTCACCAGCTTCAGGTACTTCGAGCGGGTCCGCTGGATGGGGATCTCGAACCGGTTCTGGAACGGGCCGAACGTCACCGCGCCGTCCAGCGGCACCGGCACCCAGTTGACGTTGTCGTCGCTTCGCCAGGCGGACCACTCGATCGCGCGCCAGACCGCGTCCGGGAGCAGGCGATCCACCCAGACCTGGACGAGGTTCACCGGCTGGAGCGGCTCCCCCATCTGCACGCCGACATCGCGCGGTGCCGTGTCGCCCGCCAGCGTGCGCTGGAAGCCGAGGTCGAGCCCTGCGCTGCCCTGAAGGTTGCCGTCCACCAGCGCCGGGTTCGCCTGGAGCGTGTCGGTGGACGGGACGTCGGGGAACGCCTCCACCAGCGAGAGGCCGGCGAGCGACGGCCGCTGCGTCCGGACCGTGCCGAGCGCGGAGGTGGCCTGGGTCTCGGAGAGCGAGCTCTGCAGCCCGTACGCGAGGTACGCCTGGGAGCGATCGCCGAAGAAGCGCCGGCGGTAGGTCGCGGTCGCGACCTGCCCGAGCGTCCAGGTGCTGGTGTCGTCCACCCGGTCGTCGGTCGTGTTGTACGTCGTCGCGTAGGTGAGCCCCAGCTCGTCCGTCGGCGAGTAGATCGCGGTGACGCCGGCGGTCGTGGTGGCCGTGTCGAACTCGGCGCGGGTCTCGTCGAACTGGTTGGCCCGGCTCAGCCGGAGGTTCACGACGGGCAGGTCCACCGGGTCCCAGCGGGCGGACGCGCCGTAGGTCTCGCTGACCAGCGTCGGCACGCGCGTCCGCTGCCGGCCGCCGGCCGCCGCGTCGACGCTGGACTTCGCGTCCACGGTGTCCCGGTCGTAGGTGAAGCTGCCGCCCAGCACCGGCCCACCCCAGCCCAGCCCGGTGGAGAGCGTCCACTCCTGGCGCGTGCCGTCGGTCGACGTGCCGCCGGTCTCGGACCAGAGCTGGTCGCGGAGCAGCGTGCCGTTGGCGCGCCATCGCAGGGCCTCGGTGAAGGACTTGTCGAGCCCGAGGCGGTACTGCTGCGAGAGCAGCTGCGAGTCTGTGGTGGTGGTGGTTCCCGTCGCATCGGTGAGCCGGAGCCGCGTGACGGTGTACATCGGCTCGGCCGCGGCGGTCAGGCCATCGGCGCGGGCCGCGCGCGGTCCGAGCCCAGCGGCAACGAGCAGCAGCGCCATCGCTCGCAGCG encodes:
- a CDS encoding GNA1162 family protein gives rise to the protein MTTRTPISICLATMLLLAACRSSGRVYHDTDMDFGSIRTVAVMPFSNLTREAAAADRVREVFSSALLATGGIYVLPPGEVARGIARAGVALPTSPSVEEVVKLGSVLKADAVVVGVVKEYGEVRSGTTASNVVSISAQLLETSTGKVVWSGQSTKGGVTLSDRLLGSGGEPVNRITEEAVDELLSQLFH